From a single Agrobacterium tumefaciens genomic region:
- a CDS encoding precorrin-2 C(20)-methyltransferase, producing MSAALFEHAKGKLVGVGTGPGDPELLTLKAVRAIENADVLAFFCKKGGSGNGRGIVEAFIRPGTLEMPLVYPVTVESDKDGEDYRGAITAFFDQSAKDIATHLEAGRNVAVLSEGDPLFYGSYMHLHLRLSPSYDAEVVAGITAMSGCWSMAGLPLVQGDDILSVLPGTLAEDILAERLSGTDGAVIMKVGRNLPKIRRALERAGKLSEALYVERGTMANSHAVPLIERDASPAPYFSLVLVPGWKTRPSAGEKP from the coding sequence GTGAGTGCGGCTCTTTTTGAACATGCCAAGGGTAAACTGGTTGGCGTCGGCACCGGTCCCGGTGATCCGGAGCTTCTGACGCTGAAGGCGGTGCGCGCCATCGAAAATGCCGATGTGCTTGCCTTCTTTTGCAAGAAGGGCGGCAGCGGTAATGGTCGCGGCATCGTTGAAGCTTTCATCCGCCCCGGCACGCTGGAAATGCCGCTGGTCTATCCGGTAACCGTTGAAAGCGACAAGGACGGCGAGGATTATCGCGGCGCGATCACCGCATTCTTCGACCAGTCGGCGAAGGACATCGCCACCCATCTTGAAGCTGGGCGCAATGTGGCCGTGCTTTCGGAAGGCGATCCGCTGTTTTACGGCTCCTATATGCACCTTCATCTGCGGCTTTCACCGTCCTATGATGCAGAGGTGGTTGCGGGCATCACCGCCATGTCCGGCTGCTGGTCCATGGCCGGGCTGCCGCTGGTGCAGGGTGACGACATATTGAGCGTGCTTCCTGGAACGCTGGCGGAAGATATTCTCGCGGAACGTCTTTCCGGCACGGACGGAGCCGTGATCATGAAAGTCGGGCGCAATCTGCCAAAAATCCGCCGGGCGCTGGAAAGGGCCGGCAAGCTCAGCGAGGCGCTTTATGTGGAGCGCGGCACCATGGCAAACAGCCATGCGGTGCCGCTTATCGAGCGTGACGCATCGCCGGCACCCTATTTTTCGCTGGTTCTGGTTCCCGGCTGGAAAACCAGACCCTCTGCAGGGGAAAAGCCATGA
- a CDS encoding precorrin-8X methylmutase, with protein sequence MTDYDYIRDGNAIYERSFAIIREEADLSGFTEEQADIAIRMIHACGQVEAAGHFRFSPDFVAAARGALLAGKPILCDAQMVAHGVTHARLPTDNAVICTLRDPRTPELAKKIGNTRSAAALDLWAEKLDGALVAIGNAPTALFYLLEMLEKGAPRPAAIIGMPVGFVGAAESKDALEASTLGIPYAIVKGRMGGSAMTAAAINAVARAGL encoded by the coding sequence GACTATATTCGCGACGGCAACGCGATCTACGAGCGCTCCTTTGCTATTATCCGCGAAGAAGCGGATTTATCCGGCTTTACCGAAGAGCAGGCGGATATCGCCATTCGCATGATCCATGCCTGCGGGCAGGTGGAAGCGGCCGGCCATTTCCGTTTCTCGCCCGATTTCGTTGCCGCTGCGCGGGGTGCGTTGCTGGCGGGAAAGCCCATCCTCTGTGATGCGCAAATGGTTGCCCATGGCGTGACCCACGCCCGGCTTCCGACTGACAATGCCGTCATCTGCACATTGCGTGATCCACGCACACCGGAGCTTGCGAAAAAGATCGGCAATACCCGTTCCGCTGCCGCACTCGATCTCTGGGCGGAAAAACTGGACGGCGCTCTTGTTGCCATCGGCAATGCACCGACGGCACTGTTCTATCTTCTCGAGATGCTGGAAAAGGGTGCGCCGCGCCCCGCCGCCATCATCGGCATGCCTGTCGGGTTCGTCGGCGCGGCGGAATCGAAGGATGCGCTGGAGGCAAGTACACTCGGCATTCCCTATGCCATCGTCAAGGGACGTATGGGCGGTTCGGCCATGACGGCCGCCGCCATCAATGCGGTTGCGAGGGCAGGCCTGTGA